The Sporosarcina luteola genome contains a region encoding:
- the trmD gene encoding tRNA (guanosine(37)-N1)-methyltransferase TrmD, with product MMKIDVLSLFPEMFEGVLHSSIMKKAQENEAVSFKVTDFRDFSGNKHHKVDDYPYGGGAGMVLKPEPLFAAVESLALDTSKKPRVILMCPQGVRFNQKQAEELSKEEHLVFLCGHYEGYDERIREHLVTDEISLGDFVLTGGEIASMAIIDSVVRLLPNVLGNTDSPVHDSFSTGLLEHPQYTRPAEFNGMKVPDVLLSGNHGEIEKWRQEQSLRRTFERRRDLLEDAPLTEHQQKVLKQLISEESN from the coding sequence ATGATGAAAATAGACGTTCTCTCGTTGTTTCCCGAAATGTTCGAAGGAGTTCTCCACTCCTCCATCATGAAGAAGGCACAGGAGAATGAAGCCGTTTCTTTTAAAGTGACGGATTTCAGGGACTTCTCTGGGAACAAGCATCATAAAGTGGACGACTATCCATATGGTGGCGGCGCGGGGATGGTTTTGAAGCCCGAACCGCTATTTGCAGCGGTCGAATCGCTCGCCCTCGATACGTCGAAGAAACCGCGAGTCATCCTCATGTGCCCACAAGGCGTCAGATTCAATCAGAAACAGGCAGAAGAACTTTCCAAGGAAGAACATCTTGTATTCCTTTGCGGGCATTATGAGGGCTATGACGAGCGTATACGTGAACATCTCGTAACAGATGAGATATCCCTCGGCGACTTCGTTCTGACCGGCGGGGAGATAGCATCCATGGCCATCATCGACAGCGTCGTCAGACTCTTGCCGAATGTTTTGGGTAATACAGATTCCCCTGTCCATGATTCATTCTCGACAGGTCTCCTCGAGCATCCCCAATACACAAGACCTGCTGAATTCAATGGAATGAAAGTTCCTGATGTCCTATTATCAGGAAACCACGGCGAAATCGAAAAATGGCGTCAAGAACAATCACTAAGACGCACATTCGAACGCAGAAGAGACCTACTGGAAGACGCTCCATTAACAGAACATCAACAGAAAGTGTTAAAGCAGCTAATAAGTGAGGAGTCCAATTGA
- the rimM gene encoding ribosome maturation factor RimM (Essential for efficient processing of 16S rRNA): MQWFNVGKIVNTHGIQGEVRVISRTDFPDERYAVGNELTLFMPNEKKPIKLIVASHRRHKNFDLLTFEGHININDVEKYRDGLLKVSEKQLGDLDEGEFYYHEIIGCTVYTDVGEELGEVTDILATGANDVWTVTPKTGKPHYIPYIEDVVKEIDIEKKQIIIEPMEGLLS, encoded by the coding sequence ATGCAATGGTTCAACGTTGGTAAAATTGTCAACACACATGGAATACAAGGGGAAGTGCGTGTCATCTCGCGTACTGATTTCCCGGATGAAAGGTATGCGGTCGGAAATGAACTCACTTTATTCATGCCGAATGAAAAAAAGCCGATTAAGTTGATTGTAGCAAGCCACCGCCGCCATAAGAACTTCGACCTTCTCACTTTTGAAGGCCATATCAATATCAACGATGTTGAGAAATATCGGGACGGATTATTAAAGGTGTCCGAGAAGCAACTTGGTGATCTTGATGAAGGGGAGTTTTACTACCACGAAATCATCGGATGTACTGTTTATACGGATGTTGGTGAAGAGCTCGGTGAAGTGACGGATATACTGGCGACAGGCGCCAATGATGTATGGACTGTCACACCGAAGACTGGAAAACCGCATTACATCCCTTATATTGAAGATGTCGTCAAAGAAATTGATATTGAGAAGAAACAAATCATCATCGAACCGATGGAAGGACTACTGTCATGA
- a CDS encoding KH domain-containing protein, with product MKQLIETIVKPLVDHPGDVQVDKDEQHHRVTYKLSVNPEDMGKVIGKQGRVAKAIRTIVYSAAGSRHGKKVYLDIIE from the coding sequence ATGAAGCAGCTGATTGAAACGATTGTCAAACCTTTGGTCGATCATCCCGGAGATGTTCAGGTCGACAAAGATGAGCAACATCATCGTGTCACTTACAAACTTTCCGTTAATCCCGAAGATATGGGGAAAGTGATCGGAAAGCAGGGGCGTGTCGCCAAGGCGATACGAACTATTGTTTATTCAGCAGCAGGAAGTCGCCACGGTAAGAAAGTTTACCTTGATATCATCGAATGA
- the rpsP gene encoding 30S ribosomal protein S16 codes for MSVKIRLKRMGAKKTPFYRIVVADSRSPRDGRQIETVGTYNPLTKPAEVKIDEELALKWLQNGAKPSDTVRNLFSEQGIMEKFHNAKYGK; via the coding sequence ATGTCAGTAAAAATTCGTCTTAAACGTATGGGAGCAAAGAAAACTCCTTTCTATCGTATTGTTGTAGCAGATTCACGTTCACCACGTGATGGCCGTCAAATCGAAACAGTAGGTACTTACAACCCGCTTACAAAACCTGCTGAAGTGAAAATCGATGAAGAATTGGCTCTTAAATGGCTTCAAAACGGTGCTAAACCATCTGATACAGTTCGTAACCTGTTCTCAGAACAAGGCATCATGGAGAAATTCCACAACGCTAAATACGGTAAGTAA
- the ffh gene encoding signal recognition particle protein — MAFEGLAQRLQGTLQKIKGKGKISEVDVKEMMREVRFALIEADVNLKVVKEFVKTVSERAVGQDVMKSLTPGQQVVKIVKDELTNLMGGEQNPIQFARKAPTVIMMVGLQGAGKTTTTGKLATVLRKRHNKKPLLVAADVYRPAAIQQLETLGKQLTLPVFSLGTDVSPVEIARQAIAEAEKEHHDVVIIDTAGRLHVDENLMQELKDIRELSKPDEVFLVVDAMTGQDAVNVAKSFDEAIGITGVVLTKLDGDTRGGAALSIRSVTQKPIKFVGMGEKMDALEPFHPERMASRILGMGDVMSLIEKAQENVDEEKAKELEQKFRTQTFTLDDFLDQLQQVKKMGPLDEILKMMPGMNKIKGLENAQVDESQMGRVEAVIRSMTTAERTTPEIINASRRKRIAKGSGTSIQEVNRLLKQFEDMKKMVKQMTNMQQKGKKKMKMPGFDSLFR, encoded by the coding sequence ATGGCATTTGAAGGTTTGGCCCAGCGCCTGCAAGGGACGCTTCAGAAAATAAAGGGCAAAGGTAAGATTAGTGAAGTCGACGTCAAGGAAATGATGCGCGAAGTGCGATTTGCGCTTATTGAAGCAGACGTCAACTTGAAGGTCGTAAAAGAATTCGTCAAGACGGTCAGTGAGCGGGCTGTCGGCCAGGACGTCATGAAGAGCCTGACACCCGGCCAACAAGTCGTGAAAATTGTCAAGGACGAATTGACGAACTTGATGGGCGGAGAGCAGAATCCGATCCAATTCGCAAGGAAAGCACCAACTGTCATTATGATGGTCGGCTTGCAAGGGGCGGGGAAAACGACTACGACAGGAAAGCTCGCGACAGTCCTTCGTAAACGCCATAATAAAAAGCCGTTACTGGTGGCAGCAGACGTGTATCGTCCGGCAGCAATCCAGCAATTGGAGACGCTCGGAAAACAATTGACGTTGCCTGTCTTTTCGTTGGGCACGGATGTCTCCCCGGTTGAAATTGCACGCCAAGCGATTGCAGAAGCGGAAAAGGAACATCACGACGTCGTCATCATCGATACGGCGGGACGTTTGCATGTCGATGAAAATCTAATGCAGGAATTGAAGGATATCAGGGAATTAAGCAAGCCAGATGAAGTATTCCTTGTAGTGGATGCAATGACGGGACAGGATGCCGTCAATGTAGCAAAGTCATTTGACGAAGCGATCGGCATAACAGGAGTCGTTTTGACGAAACTGGACGGTGACACACGAGGCGGTGCTGCATTATCTATCCGCTCTGTTACTCAAAAGCCGATCAAGTTCGTCGGTATGGGTGAAAAGATGGATGCCTTGGAGCCGTTCCATCCAGAACGTATGGCCTCCCGGATTTTAGGGATGGGCGATGTCATGTCACTTATCGAAAAAGCGCAGGAAAATGTCGACGAAGAAAAGGCGAAAGAGCTTGAACAGAAATTCCGTACGCAAACATTCACGCTCGACGACTTTTTGGATCAACTTCAGCAAGTGAAAAAGATGGGCCCTTTGGATGAAATCTTGAAGATGATGCCTGGTATGAATAAAATTAAAGGGCTTGAAAACGCTCAAGTTGACGAGAGTCAGATGGGCCGCGTCGAAGCGGTCATCCGATCGATGACAACAGCAGAACGCACGACACCTGAAATTATCAATGCGAGCAGACGTAAGAGGATTGCGAAGGGTTCCGGTACTTCAATACAGGAAGTGAACCGACTCCTAAAGCAATTTGAAGATATGAAGAAGATGGTCAAGCAGATGACCAACATGCAACAAAAGGGTAAAAAGAAGATGAAAATGCCTGGATTCGACTCTTTATTCAGGTGA
- a CDS encoding putative DNA-binding protein has translation MLEKTTRVNFLYDFYQTLLTEKQRIYMQLYYLDDLSLGEIAEEYGVSRQAVYDNVRRTEAMLEDYEEKLKLFSKFRNRMEIIERLEQLVLGNDDASKEVRMLLNTLKDHE, from the coding sequence ATGCTTGAAAAAACGACACGCGTCAACTTCCTCTATGACTTCTATCAGACACTGTTGACCGAAAAACAACGGATTTACATGCAACTCTATTACCTCGACGACCTGTCACTCGGTGAAATTGCCGAAGAATACGGAGTGTCGAGACAAGCTGTCTACGACAATGTCCGAAGAACAGAAGCGATGCTGGAAGACTACGAAGAAAAATTGAAACTTTTCTCCAAGTTCCGGAACCGGATGGAGATCATCGAGAGGCTTGAACAGCTTGTGCTCGGGAATGATGATGCATCCAAGGAAGTACGGATGCTGTTGAACACATTGAAAGATCATGAATAG
- the ftsY gene encoding signal recognition particle-docking protein FtsY, translated as MTFFKKLKEKITGTNETVTEKFKDGLSKTRNSFTSKVNDLVARFREVDEEFFEELEELLLQADVGVETVMELVDQLRWEVQRKNIKNTEGIQSVISEKLVEIYKAGEELDTDLNMQEDLTVILMVGVNGVGKTTTIGKLAARLKEEGKTVMLAAGDTFRAGAIDQLVVWGERVGVEVIRQSEGSDPAAVMYDAIHAAKSRKVDVLICDTAGRLQNKVNLMNELEKVHRVIGKEIEGAPHEVLLALDATTGQNALIQAQTFKEATNVTGIVLTKLDGTAKGGIVLAIRNKLNIPVKFVGLGEGMDDLQPFDPEKYVYGLFADGLEKEAEE; from the coding sequence TTGACTTTTTTTAAGAAACTGAAAGAGAAAATTACAGGCACTAATGAAACGGTAACTGAGAAATTCAAGGACGGTCTTTCAAAGACCAGGAATTCATTCACCTCTAAAGTGAATGACCTTGTAGCACGTTTCCGTGAAGTCGATGAAGAGTTTTTCGAAGAACTCGAGGAACTGCTATTGCAGGCGGATGTAGGCGTCGAAACGGTCATGGAACTTGTCGATCAATTACGATGGGAAGTTCAAAGGAAAAACATCAAAAACACAGAAGGAATCCAATCGGTCATTTCCGAAAAACTCGTGGAAATATATAAGGCTGGTGAGGAACTGGACACCGATCTGAATATGCAAGAGGATTTGACTGTCATTTTGATGGTAGGTGTCAACGGGGTAGGAAAGACGACGACAATTGGGAAGCTTGCAGCACGTCTCAAAGAAGAAGGAAAGACCGTCATGCTTGCGGCCGGAGATACATTCCGAGCAGGAGCGATCGATCAGCTAGTCGTTTGGGGCGAGCGTGTCGGCGTCGAAGTAATCAGACAGTCGGAAGGCTCAGATCCCGCTGCAGTCATGTATGACGCGATTCACGCTGCGAAAAGCCGAAAGGTGGATGTATTGATCTGCGATACTGCTGGCAGATTGCAAAACAAAGTGAACTTGATGAATGAACTCGAGAAAGTCCACCGTGTAATCGGCAAGGAAATTGAAGGGGCCCCGCATGAAGTCCTTCTTGCACTTGACGCTACGACGGGCCAAAATGCCTTAATCCAGGCGCAGACGTTCAAAGAGGCGACGAATGTCACTGGTATCGTCCTTACGAAGCTTGACGGGACTGCTAAAGGCGGAATTGTTTTAGCGATCCGCAATAAACTTAATATCCCGGTAAAATTTGTTGGTCTTGGAGAAGGTATGGATGACCTGCAACCATTCGATCCGGAAAAATACGTATATGGACTCTTTGCAGATGGACTTGAAAAAGAAGCTGAAGAATAA
- the smc gene encoding chromosome segregation protein SMC, producing the protein MFLKRVEIIGFKSFADRIGIDFVPGVTAIVGPNGSGKSNITDAIRWVLGEQSAKSLRGAKMEDVIFAGSDSRKPLNFAEVTLILDNTNGLFPLDYTEISVSRRVFRSGESNYLLNGQQCRLKDINDVFMDSGLGKEAFSIISQGRVDEILNSRPEDRRSIFDEAAGVLKYKTRKRKAEHKLFETEDNLDRVLDILKELDSRIGPLEKNAEAAERHQVLSTEIREADVRLLNFDGAKLRDEIIAKTELIEEKRLHREQLVAEIAKVEQESNVYKIRLAQSDQNIESLQKQLVEISAEAEKWEGRRLLSLEKQKNSEQQLNRIRQELADAKKGKEDLVVKLAAAREKLTITGSSLDKINSEMNEIAQILKRSAKETEEEIDELKSSYIEMLNEEATIRNDLKHIEERMQGEKTSTVRISEQTSMLKSKLQELYGKRSIQTAELSSLQEKKEKAESAFVKSEKLYREAEEELGIQQQFMQNATNKQSEMQGRLRALQSLEADFSGFYSGVRAVLIAAKEGKLRGVDGAVAELITVDDPHIKAIETALGGAMQHIVTSTESEARNAIGYLKQRNAGRATFLPRDVIKSRKLPIASLRIVQQHPEFIGTADQLVKTDSAFSIITENLLGMTIVAKTLVGASAIAKMLAYKFRIVTLDGDVVNAGGSLTGGGAKGQSTVFSRKAELETLSAQLSKMTASIEIANSKIGDSKMSVAQHMHDTEKYRQLRDSVRQELVSKESALRELDLEIRAIESEISLAERGIAGSENVGAELSNRKKALLERHEWIRSSLDSTQKEVETLERLAANRRNEEAALMTKNSELREQAAILREQKGHQQTTISDMEQTLSQLEQKMSALEVDRDIYTEHELGIDLTPEEIAAHIDRSATEKSTIEQSLSDERNSRSQIASALEKQAETLKCIRLDEGKAVSSLNEINVAVSRLEVKYESITDRLLDEYGLYPDFEAGSDFDVEATRSRVDELKSEIESLGSVNPSAIQEFKEVSERHAFLTEQRNDLLEAKSTLNEAMSEMDREMEMRFGTTFNAVRNRFHVVFKEMFGGGDADLILTQPDNLLETGVEIVARPPGKKLQNLSLLSGGERALTAITLLFSIIEVRPVPFCILDEVEAALDEANVIRYSKYLKKFSDDTQFIVITHRKGTMEGADVLYGITMQESGVSKLISVKLSEVPAEVLG; encoded by the coding sequence GTGTTTCTAAAAAGAGTTGAAATTATTGGATTCAAATCATTTGCCGATAGGATCGGAATCGATTTCGTCCCAGGCGTAACAGCCATTGTAGGACCTAACGGCAGTGGGAAAAGTAATATAACCGATGCAATCCGATGGGTGCTCGGTGAACAGTCCGCCAAATCCCTTCGCGGTGCAAAGATGGAGGATGTGATATTCGCAGGCAGCGATTCCCGCAAGCCGCTGAATTTTGCGGAAGTGACACTGATCCTGGATAACACGAACGGGTTATTCCCGCTCGATTACACGGAAATAAGCGTCAGCCGCCGGGTCTTCCGTTCGGGAGAAAGCAATTACTTATTAAACGGGCAACAATGCCGTTTGAAGGATATTAATGATGTCTTCATGGATTCTGGGTTAGGAAAGGAAGCATTCTCAATTATATCCCAAGGGCGTGTCGACGAAATCCTGAACAGTCGGCCGGAGGATAGGAGAAGTATTTTCGATGAGGCCGCAGGTGTGTTGAAATATAAAACACGCAAAAGGAAGGCGGAACATAAGCTTTTCGAAACGGAGGACAATTTGGATCGTGTCCTCGATATCCTCAAAGAACTAGATTCAAGAATCGGTCCGCTTGAAAAGAACGCGGAAGCAGCAGAAAGACATCAGGTACTTTCTACAGAAATCAGGGAAGCCGATGTCCGTCTTCTGAATTTTGATGGAGCGAAATTACGTGATGAAATCATTGCGAAAACTGAGCTGATCGAAGAAAAAAGGTTGCACCGCGAACAATTGGTGGCAGAAATCGCCAAAGTAGAACAAGAATCAAATGTGTACAAGATTCGTTTAGCGCAATCCGATCAAAATATTGAATCGCTCCAAAAGCAGTTGGTGGAAATTAGTGCTGAAGCTGAAAAGTGGGAAGGTCGCCGGCTATTATCGCTTGAAAAGCAGAAAAATTCGGAGCAACAGCTAAATAGGATTCGACAAGAGTTGGCTGATGCGAAAAAGGGTAAAGAAGATCTTGTTGTCAAATTAGCGGCAGCAAGAGAGAAATTGACCATTACAGGATCTTCCTTGGACAAAATTAATTCGGAAATGAATGAAATTGCCCAAATCCTGAAAAGGTCGGCAAAAGAGACCGAAGAGGAAATTGATGAACTGAAGTCATCCTATATTGAAATGCTGAACGAAGAAGCGACGATCCGGAATGATTTAAAGCATATTGAGGAACGGATGCAAGGAGAAAAGACTTCGACAGTCCGTATATCGGAACAAACTTCCATGTTAAAGAGCAAGCTCCAAGAGTTGTACGGAAAAAGGTCTATCCAAACTGCCGAGCTTTCTTCCTTGCAGGAAAAAAAGGAGAAAGCGGAGTCGGCATTTGTAAAATCCGAAAAACTCTACCGCGAGGCTGAAGAAGAACTGGGAATCCAGCAGCAATTCATGCAAAATGCGACGAACAAGCAGTCCGAAATGCAAGGACGATTGCGTGCGCTACAAAGTTTGGAAGCAGATTTTTCAGGATTCTATTCAGGTGTCAGAGCCGTACTCATAGCAGCAAAAGAAGGCAAGTTGCGTGGTGTCGATGGGGCTGTTGCAGAACTCATTACTGTGGATGACCCCCATATTAAAGCGATTGAAACAGCTTTGGGCGGCGCGATGCAGCATATCGTCACATCTACGGAATCAGAAGCTCGGAATGCGATTGGCTATTTGAAACAGAGAAATGCCGGTCGTGCGACGTTTTTGCCACGTGACGTTATTAAATCTAGGAAACTTCCAATTGCGTCACTCCGTATTGTGCAACAACATCCGGAGTTTATCGGAACGGCCGATCAGCTTGTGAAGACAGATTCCGCCTTTTCAATCATCACTGAAAATCTTCTTGGCATGACTATCGTTGCAAAAACGCTGGTCGGAGCTTCCGCAATTGCCAAGATGTTAGCATATAAATTCCGCATAGTAACACTTGACGGAGATGTCGTGAATGCCGGTGGTTCCCTTACCGGGGGTGGAGCGAAAGGGCAGTCGACCGTATTTTCAAGAAAAGCGGAGTTGGAGACGTTAAGTGCACAACTTTCAAAAATGACTGCTTCCATCGAGATTGCAAACAGCAAAATCGGTGATTCGAAAATGTCCGTCGCCCAGCATATGCATGACACGGAAAAATATCGTCAACTACGGGATTCTGTAAGGCAGGAATTGGTTTCAAAAGAATCAGCTCTACGTGAACTGGATTTGGAAATCAGGGCGATCGAATCTGAAATCTCATTAGCCGAAAGAGGGATCGCCGGCTCGGAAAACGTGGGCGCGGAACTTTCGAACAGGAAAAAGGCATTGCTCGAACGGCATGAATGGATCAGATCCTCACTGGATTCCACTCAAAAAGAAGTTGAAACACTGGAGCGGTTGGCTGCGAATCGACGGAACGAGGAAGCGGCATTGATGACCAAAAATAGTGAGCTTCGTGAGCAGGCGGCCATCCTACGGGAACAGAAAGGGCACCAACAGACAACAATTTCGGATATGGAGCAAACACTGAGTCAACTAGAGCAGAAAATGTCTGCCCTGGAAGTCGATCGGGATATTTACACCGAACATGAATTGGGCATCGATCTAACGCCGGAGGAAATCGCGGCTCATATAGATAGATCCGCGACGGAGAAATCCACGATTGAACAATCCCTGTCTGATGAACGAAACAGTAGGAGTCAAATTGCATCTGCCCTAGAAAAACAGGCGGAAACATTAAAATGTATTCGCCTCGATGAAGGGAAGGCAGTTTCTTCTCTAAATGAAATCAATGTTGCCGTTTCACGTCTTGAAGTGAAATACGAATCCATCACAGATCGCCTTTTGGATGAATATGGACTTTATCCTGATTTCGAAGCAGGAAGCGATTTTGATGTGGAAGCAACAAGAAGTAGGGTCGACGAATTAAAGAGCGAAATCGAGTCGCTCGGTTCCGTCAATCCGAGTGCAATCCAGGAATTCAAAGAAGTGTCTGAGCGCCATGCATTTTTAACTGAACAACGGAACGATTTACTGGAAGCGAAAAGCACACTCAATGAAGCGATGTCCGAAATGGACCGTGAAATGGAAATGCGATTCGGTACGACATTCAATGCGGTAAGAAATCGATTCCATGTCGTCTTTAAAGAAATGTTCGGCGGCGGGGATGCGGATTTGATCCTTACACAGCCTGACAACTTGCTGGAAACGGGGGTTGAAATCGTCGCAAGGCCTCCAGGCAAAAAGTTGCAGAACTTGAGCCTGTTATCCGGCGGTGAGAGGGCGCTCACGGCGATTACATTGCTGTTTTCAATCATCGAAGTGCGGCCGGTACCATTCTGCATTTTGGATGAAGTCGAAGCGGCGCTCGACGAAGCGAATGTCATCCGTTACAGTAAATATTTAAAGAAGTTTTCGGACGACACCCAATTCATCGTCATCACCCATCGGAAAGGGACGATGGAAGGGGCCGATGTTTTGTATGGAATTACAATGCAGGAATCGGGAGTATCGAAGCTGATTTCCGTGAAGCTCTCCGAAGTTCCCGCTGAAGTGTTGGGATAA
- the rnc gene encoding ribonuclease III → MTNKRNVKSKYPTAPLQSEVRKKFEDLQGRLDIHFKDETLLYNAFTHSSYVNEHRRKNFTDNERLEFLGDAVLELGVSRFLYATEPNMSEGELTKLRAAIVCEPSLVKFSNELHFGDFILLGKGEEQTGGRLRPALLADVFEAYIGALFLDQGMEPVTKFLEKVVFPKIGDGAFSHVMDYKSRLQEIVQQTNSGSLNYEIVEEKGPAHAKKFVTVVRLENRELGTGIGRSKKEAEQEAARQAIQVLKGNEAEGEN, encoded by the coding sequence ATGACTAACAAACGGAATGTAAAAAGTAAATATCCAACAGCTCCACTTCAAAGCGAGGTACGAAAGAAATTTGAAGACTTGCAAGGGCGCCTAGACATCCATTTTAAAGACGAAACGCTTCTTTATAATGCATTCACCCATTCGTCCTACGTCAACGAACACCGTCGGAAAAATTTCACGGATAATGAAAGGCTTGAATTCCTTGGAGATGCCGTTCTGGAGCTCGGTGTTTCTCGATTCCTATACGCGACTGAACCGAATATGAGCGAAGGCGAGTTGACGAAACTGCGGGCAGCCATTGTATGTGAGCCATCACTCGTCAAGTTTTCGAATGAACTGCACTTCGGTGATTTCATCTTGCTTGGCAAAGGCGAGGAGCAGACCGGCGGGAGATTGCGTCCGGCATTACTTGCAGACGTATTTGAAGCGTATATCGGCGCGTTGTTTTTGGATCAGGGAATGGAACCTGTCACCAAATTTCTTGAAAAGGTTGTATTCCCGAAAATCGGGGACGGTGCTTTTTCGCATGTGATGGATTATAAAAGCCGCTTGCAGGAAATCGTACAACAGACGAACAGTGGCAGCTTGAATTATGAAATTGTCGAAGAGAAGGGTCCTGCGCATGCGAAAAAGTTTGTCACCGTCGTAAGATTGGAAAATCGTGAACTTGGTACCGGAATCGGAAGATCGAAAAAAGAAGCCGAGCAGGAAGCGGCCCGTCAAGCCATCCAAGTATTAAAAGGAAATGAGGCCGAAGGGGAGAACTGA
- a CDS encoding acyl carrier protein: MVSVLERVTKVVVDRLGVDESEVKPEASFKDDLGADSLDVVELVMELEDEFDMEISDDDAEKIGTVGDAVKYIEEKVN; encoded by the coding sequence ATAGTGTCAGTACTTGAACGTGTAACGAAAGTGGTTGTCGACCGACTTGGTGTCGATGAAAGCGAAGTAAAACCTGAAGCTTCTTTCAAAGACGATCTCGGCGCAGACTCTTTGGATGTCGTTGAGCTAGTTATGGAATTAGAAGATGAATTCGATATGGAAATTTCCGATGATGATGCAGAAAAAATCGGAACTGTAGGCGATGCAGTGAAATATATCGAAGAAAAAGTGAACTAA